In the genome of Acidobacteriota bacterium, the window GTTGCAGAAATAATTGATGATAATGATCCTATTCCTCATGTATCCTCAAAGACAACTATAGGAACTAGTACATTCCCTAACAATACTATGCCCACAGTACATGCTATGAATCAGCATGTGTGGGTTGATTGGATTTATGATGAGAATTATCTTGCTTGGAGTGAAAAGATAGGAGATCAATGGACCCAGCAGAGATATGAGCCCTACTCAAGCTCTGAAGATATTCCGCGAGCCCGCCTTTATATAAAGATAAAAGTTTTGAACAATCAGTAGCTCTCTTGCTCAGCTTAAACGCAAAAAATCATTTAGGATACCTGCTTAAAAATCTCAGAAAAACGCACAATCTTTCTTTGAAGAAGGTTGAAAGTTTATCTGCCATCACTGGTAGAAAAATATCAATCTCATACTTATCAAAGATCGAATCCGGCAAAACCTTGCCTTCTATCCCTGTTTTGCTGACATTAAGTAAAATTTATGATGTCAGTCCAAAATTATTGATCGAGAAACTGGAACTCGGACATCCCAGTCGCCCTGAAGAACATGCACTTTATTGCGATGAGATAAATTTCAATAGTTTTCCCAAACTTGATGAAAGCAAAATTAAAACAGGACTATCCTTCCTAACGCTCAGGACAAAAAGCTCTAATGTCATTAAAGATAAAAACATATATCTCGCACTGTTGCACGCGATAGTTTTTCTGCGGAAAACAGGTAAGCTCAATTTAGCAAAAGAAGCATCAGATCAGCTGATTTTAATATCACAAAAAAATGAGCAACATCTCGCCAGGGCTTTTTTCGAATTTGCATTTATTTGCAAACTGCAAAAAAATTTTCCTCTAGCGTTGGCTTCAATTTTTGAATGCAAAAGACTTCTTAATCAGAGAAGGAATCTATATCTCTTCCCTTTTGCTTTACATCTTGAAGGAAATATTCTTCAGCACTTAGGGAAAATTACTGATGCTCTTCTATCTTATCAACAAGCTCTTGAAGAATATGAAAAACGGAAATATAAGAAAGAAATTTGCACTACATTGAATTGTATGGCCGTTGCTTATATGACAATGAAGAAATTTAAAAAAGCAAAATCATTATTAGAAAGAGCTTTACTGTCTGCAAAAGAAGAAAATTTGTTGCGAGCGCTTTCTCAAACCTATCACAACTTAGGCTGTTCTTGTTATTTTGAGAATAAATTTGACCAAGCCATCGGCAATTGCAAAGAATCAAATACGATAGCCGAAAAATGTAATTATTATGACATTCTTTTCTTTAATTATTATTACCTGATGAGAATATATGACAAACTAAATGATGACAGTGCAAAAGAATTTTGCAAAAAGAATTTAGACTATCTCCTTCACAAGATAAGCAATTTCCCCTTACACGACAACGAAATGCAGAAATACATTGAAGAGCAACTGGCTATTGCATATCGATGAAAGCCTTAATGTTGGAATTATCCTCTTTCACGGCTTTCAATCCTTAATCGCCAGGGAGGAGATGAGGCGGGTGATGTCGGAGTCGGTGTTGAAGATGTGG includes:
- a CDS encoding tetratricopeptide repeat protein, encoding MLSLNAKNHLGYLLKNLRKTHNLSLKKVESLSAITGRKISISYLSKIESGKTLPSIPVLLTLSKIYDVSPKLLIEKLELGHPSRPEEHALYCDEINFNSFPKLDESKIKTGLSFLTLRTKSSNVIKDKNIYLALLHAIVFLRKTGKLNLAKEASDQLILISQKNEQHLARAFFEFAFICKLQKNFPLALASIFECKRLLNQRRNLYLFPFALHLEGNILQHLGKITDALLSYQQALEEYEKRKYKKEICTTLNCMAVAYMTMKKFKKAKSLLERALLSAKEENLLRALSQTYHNLGCSCYFENKFDQAIGNCKESNTIAEKCNYYDILFFNYYYLMRIYDKLNDDSAKEFCKKNLDYLLHKISNFPLHDNEMQKYIEEQLAIAYR